In the genome of Odocoileus virginianus isolate 20LAN1187 ecotype Illinois chromosome 17, Ovbor_1.2, whole genome shotgun sequence, the window AGCGCCCTCGGGCTGGCAGGATACCCGGCGTCCAGTGGCTCTGCTGACCAAGCTAAAGCAGGCGACACGTTTGGGGGATCACTCTTGCTCTTGGGGAGTGTTCGAGAAGACAGTGGCTGCCAGGGGGCTCCTGGGGGAAGCTGTGGAATGTGTGGGAAGGACAGGGAGCACCCCAGAGGGGGCTGGCAGGGCCAGGACCATCGAGAGGAAGCCCCGCAGCCAGAGCGGAGGGGAGGCGAGGTGGGCAGTTGTGCGACAGGCTGGGGATGTCACCCTGCCCTGGGGTTGAGTAAGCAGGGAGGGCGGTTTGGACCCAGACCTGAAACTGAAGGGAAGGGAAAGCTTCCTCACTGGCCCCGAGAGCCGAGAACGACAGGGAAGAGCGGACGGAGACGAGAGGGACCACGGGGTGCTGGAGCCGGTGGGCGAGTGAGCAGGGCCTCAGTGGACGCTGCGGGCGTGGCATGGTCCACAGCTTCCTTAGATGTTACCAGGTGGTTGCCCCCGGGAGGGCAGCAGAAGGCCAGGGGCTCAGACTGGGAGGAGAATTCTCAAGATGGGATGGTGGGAACAGGAGGAAGGTGGAGGGGGCTGGGAAGAGGGGCGGCCATGCAGCTTCCCTTCTGGGCTTTGTCCCAGCCCGCCCTTGTCCAGCCTAACCcggcccttctcctgccttcatatTAACAATTGCTTTCTCAGTCAGCCTGCTGCCAGCACCCAAGAGCTCGAGCCAGCCGCCGCCCGGGAGACCCCAGGAACAGCAACATGGGGGCCATGGCCCCCGCCTGCCACCCCTGGGTATGTCCAGTCCGAGGCGCGGCTGCAGGCGGGTGAGGCGCAGGGGGCCGGCCCGAGCCCCGGTCCCTAGAACAGAGGCAGCTCAGCTGGGCTCCACATGGTCAGTGTGGGGTATGGGATCCGAGACCACACAGGAGACCCGCTAAGTCAGGGAACCTGAAGCCAGATCCCCGTCCCCTTTTCCAGCTGGGACCCCACTCTTAATAAACTACCAGCCTTCAGGCCTTTCCAGTCTATGACTTGACCCCGGCCTTCGCCTTTCCTGCCAGACcaaccctccccttctccctgcaTCCTTCATGGCAGGCTGCTCACCTTGCAACCCCCGCCCCATGTCCACAGGTCCCCCATGACTTGGAACAAGGCCGCCTTGGCCCTCCATGCAGGTGACCCTAAGaggggaagagcccttggagaccACTCTGGCTCTGGTGTGTGTTCTGCTTTGTTCGGGAGGTTAACTCTGGGTGGAGGAGAGGCATTGAGAGCTTCCTTCGGGGGTCCCTGCAGACAGATGTGAAGCCAGGCTCTCCCGAACACACACCTAGACTGTCCCTGCGCCTCCTCATTTCTGTGCTGTTGATTTTTCAGAGCCTACAGTTGTTTTCCCGAATTCCCAGGAACCCTCAGGGCCTTCTGTGCCTGTTCAGGTAGGGAGGGGGAACAAACAGGCTGGCCCGTGGGGCAGTTCTCCTGTGCTCAGAGGCAGCACCTGCCAAACCTCCAGGAGGAATGTGTTGTCCTCTCAGCCGGCTCCCCTGTCTCCCCACCAGCACTCGCCTGCCTCTCCCGGGTAGGGCTGGGTGTTCACTTGCCGGCACCAGTGGAGAACTGATGTGGCCCCCAGGTGGAGGCAGCTGAGTGCTTCCCGCAGAGCGCAGGACCCAGCTGGCCTCTGCTCTGTCTAGAACACCtcctcccctgctcctcccaccgCCCACATTGCCCAGGTGCAATAGCACCTGGGACCCCCAGGCCCGAGGAGGCCTGGCCCCACAGGAGCACCTGTGGAGCGCTTACCCGGGAACCCGGAGCGCCTCTGAgatggtgggtgggtggtgggcagCATGCAGGACCCAGAGCATCGCTCTGCATTGGGACTTCAGGCCTGACAACAGGGCCAGGGTCACCACTTTCTGTTGTAGCTGGGACTCTGCAGGGACTCTGGAGGCCCTGCTGGGAGGAGGATGTTCTGAGGGCGTGGGGGAGACTCATTTTCCCCAACCTGACCTGAGAGGGGAAGGACAGGGACCATATGACCCTCCAGGCCTCATCCTTGACCTCTGGGTGTCATGATCCTGTCCCCGTCTCCAGCCACAGGCCAGgaatggagcctggcaggtcagaGGTGAGCTCAGCTGGGCTCCTGTCCTCTACCTAATGGGGCAtgtccctccccctctcctccagtCCAAGCTCCCGGAGTCCCTGGCCCAGAGCCTGCTGCCCGGCCCCGAGTACCAGCACCAGCTCCTGGTGGCACAGGCTCAGCTTCAGAGCGGCACTGCCGAGCTCCAGGCCACCCTCCTTCAGAGTCAGGCCCGGCTGGCGGAGCTCGAGGcccaggtgaggggcaggggggcAGCGGCTTCCAGGCAGGGCTAGTGGGAGGGTGTGCCGTGAGGGCTGGACGGCCTCCCCAGGCAGCCTGAGAGACTCTCCACACCATCCCCCTCCCTCCACGCCACGGCCCAGGTGCGGAAGCTGGAGCTGGAGCGGACCCAGCACAAGCTGCTGCTGGAGAGTTTACAGCAGCGGCACCAGGCCGACCTGGAGCTCATCGAGCATGCTCACAGGTACCCTGCTCCCCCAGCCAGCCCCAGCCCGGGTGCCCCGAGGGGCCCTCCGGGTGGCCACCCTCCCCTTCTGAGCCGCACGATTGGGTGTGCTGTTGGCAGGAGCCGAGTCAAGGTGCTAGAAACATCGTATCAGCAACGGGAAGAGCGGCTGCGGAGAGAGAACGAGGAGCTGTCTGCCCAGTATCTGTCGCGCTGCCAGGAGGCCGAGCAGGCCCGCACTGAGCTCGCGGCCCAGCACCAGCGGCGCTTGGCGGCCGCCATGCAGGAGAAAGACCAGGAGATGGAGCGGCTCCGGGAGCTGCAGCGGTGAGTGGGGCCGGGGCCGGCTTTAGGGGTGGCCAGAGGAAGCCAATTGCCCTGAGACCCCAAGCCGTGGGCTCAGCAGCCTCTGTACAAAGGCTTGACCCCTTCCCTTCCAAATGAAGACTGAGAACTGAGGCCAACCTCACTGACCCATCTCACGTACCCTTCCACCTCTAGTGGGGATCCCCCGACTCCTTCAGAGTATCGAGGGCATCCTGGCAGGGCCTGAGGTCACTGGCTATTCAGGCAGGGCCCGGCAGCAGCAAGCAACCCAAGCGCTAATTAAGCACAGGTTAACCAACCCGTCAGCCAGACCACTCGAGGCTAGTGACTACATCAGCCCTGGAGAAGGTTGTGCCTGGCATGTGGATCTGATTGCCTTTCCAGAGGAGAGTGAAACTAAAGAAAAGGCACATGAAGGGGTCAACCAAGGTGGGCTGAGTTGGCCTTTCCCCATGGCTCAGATTGGCCAGACATGAAAGGGTTGTTGGGCCCCCTGTCAGGTGTCCTTGGCTGAATAACAAGGAATCTGCCCCCAGAGAGAGGATGTGGCATTGAGGCACCAAGACAGATAAAAAGGCAGAGGGGCCAGGGAAACGGAGGCAGTGCCTGGGGCCGGGGAGGAGAGGCCACGGAGCACGGACTGCCCAGAGCAGCCCCCTCCCAGACGGAGCTGCCCAGGATGTTCACTGCGCCGCCCTCTcaccggccccgcccccgccccccagggccTCCATCCTGGAGATGCGCAAGGACCACGAGGAGCACCTGCAGCGGCTGAAGCAGCTGAAGGACCGGGAGATCGACGCCGTGACCAGCGCCACCTCCCACACGCGGTAGGCTCGCCATCAGGCTCTGCTCCGCGGGTGGGCAGGGCGGGGGGCCCCAGACTTCGTGACCCGAGCCCCGCACGCCGCACCCCCAGGTCCCTGAACAGCATCGTCGAGCAGATGGAGAAGTTCTCCAGCAGCCTGCACGAGCTGTCCTCCCGCGTGGAGGCCTCACACCTCAGCACCTCCCAGGAGCGGGAGCTGGGGATCCGGCAGCAGGACAAGCAGCTCCAAGGTACTTGGGACgccgggctcctccatcctgTCTCCGCCGACAGGAAGGTAGGCGGGCGGGCAGTGAGCACCCTGTGGGCCGCCCCCAGCGCTGCAGGAGAGGCTGAGCCGCCAGCAGCGGGACATGGAGGAAGAGCGGAGCCGACTCCAGGAGGTCATGGGAAAGATGGAGGCACGCCTGGGCGAGCAGAGCCGGCTGCTGGAGCAGGTGGGGCCCGTCCTCCTGCCCCTGCTGTGGGGCCTGTCTCCCCAGCACTGGGCAGCTGTACTCTGCCCTGGCCTCCTCGGCGCTTTTCCTGTctctcctgccccttcctgcctctgcAGGAGCTCCCACTTCCCCAGCCTCCAGAAGCGCCCCCAGCCCACCCCGTCCAGCACCTACCCACTCATTACTGATGCCATCGCCAATGTGACTTTGGGAGAAATGCTTGTCTCCTGAGCTGTCTTTAAACTTCTTTTGTCTCTTCCATCTATAAGAGCAGgctttgtgctttaaaaaatcatGCCCTTATTATACAATgtgaagaattaaataaaaataaatttgtctatatcttctaccaaaaaaaaaaaaacatgcccTTTCATGCTTGTTTCAGCAGCACATGTGCTAAAATTGGAACGACATAGACATGATTAGCATGGCCCAGTGTAAGGACAGGCAAATTGGTGAAGGGTTTCTTTCATAATCTAATAAGTGGTGAAAACAATTGGCTGcacttgtgggaaaaaaaaacctcacattgACCCCTaccaaacaaaaaagcaattcCTAAGAGAATTGatacagtaaatatttgatgaattcaGAAATAGtaataaccttttcttttttgtacaaAGTTCTAAGATGATTCGtttcattgaaaaaattaaaataactggcaacaataaagaaaaattatccagTAGCCCAAGATAGCCACTGATGACATCACAGATACCCTATAGACCTGTCAGTATATGGACACAGATGTTTTTATATCCTGAACTATGTTTATTCAGCCCTTTCAGCACTTTCCTCAGTGCCTGTCTCAAACCAGTCCCCAGGCTCCTTCCCATTTTTACTGCTCAGGAAAGGAGGTGTTTGTGGCATAGTGTGGGAAAAGCCAGATGAGGGTGGTTTGCCCAGCTCCCCGGGGAGCACTCAGGCCTGTCTGGGGAGCAGGTGGGGGCTCCAGGGGCCAGCGCGCTCAGCCCTGACCCTGCCGGGCCTGCAGGAGCGCTGGCGGGTGCACGCCGAGCAGTCCAAGGCCGAGTCGGCACAGCGTGCTCTGGAGGAGCAGAGGAAGGTCATGGCCCAGCAGATAGCCATGGAGCGGGAGGAGCTGGAGAGAGCCAAGGTGAGTCCAGAGGCACCGCGCTGGGCTCCGTCCCTGCCGTCAGGCCCAGGGGCGCTCACCGGGGCCCTGGCACCCTCGCCGCAGAGCGCCTTGCTGGAGGAGCAGAAGTCCGTCATGCACAAGTGCGGGGAGGAGCGGCGGCGCCTGGCGGCCGAGTGGGCTGAGTTCTTTGCGCAGCAGAAGCTGAGTAAGGAGCGGGCCGAGCGCGAGGCGGAGCGGGCGCTGCAGGTGGACGCCCAGCGGGAGGGCACCCTCGTCAGCCTGGCCAAGGTAGGACCCAGAGCCTCCCCCCCCCCACAGCCCTGCCCCTCTCTCCACCCTGGCCCTCAGGGTCTGCTCCTCCACAGGATGGTCAGCTTAGGAAAGCAAGCAGTGGTAACAGGAGTATAGGAATTGAAACAACTACAATCATATCAGAGTTACAACTTGCTTTTAGCGTCCAGGTGCTTTATACTCATTTGCTCTTTTAATCCTCATCACATTCCCATGACTTAGATATTCTAGAAATGAAGAAACGGATTCAGACCTGGAGCCCCAGGtctcccaccacctcctcccagaGTCAGGGTGGAGTTCAGCCCCAGCAATGAGGCAGGGCGACCTGCGGGTCCCCAGAGCCCAGTTCAACTCCAGGAAGGAGAATGCAGCCAGGCTTTGCCATCTCCAGGAGCAGGCAGAGCTGAAGATCAGGGCCAGCGAGCTCCGAGCCAAAGAGGACCGGCTGGCGGCCGAGAGGGAGGCTCTGGAGCAGGAGCGGCAGGAACTGCGTCTGGAGAAGGAGCGGGTCAGCGCTGCTGCCCAGCGCATGAGGCTGCGCGCCGAGGAGGTGGAGAGCATGAGCCAGGTGCCAAGgcgcagctgggggtgggggagcgctGACCTCCGCCAGCCTGGCTGACCCAGGTAGCCTCCCCAAGGTGGCCTCGAAGAAGTACCAGGAGGGGGAGCGGGCCCTGCGCGAGGCCCAGCAGGTGCAATCAGAGCAACAGGCCCGGCTGCAGCTggtgcaggagcagcaggagcggCTGCGGCAGCAGGAGCGCCACGTGCACCAGGCAAGGCACCTCCCAGAGGCTCTGCCCCCGGCACACTTCCCCCGGCACCTCTCCCCCGGCCTTCTGCCCTCACTGCGGTGTCCTCCTCTCTGGGGGCCGGGACAGGAGCATCTGAGTCTAGCCCAGCAGCGGCTGCAGCTGGATCGTGCCCAACAGGACCTGCCCACCAGCCCAgtggggctgctctccagggccCAGGACCTCGCAGCCTCTGGCCTGAGTGGTAAGTAACTCCGGGAGGAGGGGACATCGGCTCAGCCCACCCACTGGGCAGAGCATGCTGGCAACACCCTGCCCAGCCTCCTGTGTGCTCAACATAGGAGGcagctgagtttgtttttttaaaacctaagttaattatttttatttcattattacttttttttggctctgctgggtctttgtgatggcacacaggcttagttgactcatggcatgggggatcttcccggaccagggatggaacccaggtcccccgaattttaaggcagattcttgaccactggactatcagggaagtccatagcTTAGTTTTAAAGTCatcttgttatttcttttttttatgctAGTAATGCATGTTATAGAAAAATAGGTCAAAAATAGAAGAAGGgaaactagtttttaaaatacttccctcaggacttccctggcagcccagtgtccaagactccaagctcccaatgcagggggcccaggttgaaaccctggtcagggagctagatcccgtGTTCTGCAaataagactcagcacagccaagttTTAAAATGGACcatgcttatattaaaaaaaaaaaaaaaactaccttcaACCCACTCTCTAGAACCACTTTATAAACATTTTGGTGCATAATATTCTACACTGTcgtgtgtatgtttttaaaaacaaaattgagtTCTTGAGGTGGTAGCCCAcaccccctttgcctggcaaagaaataaagccactctttctcctccattaaaaaaaacaaacaaacatgagaTTGCATCATATATTGTTTTGTACCTTTATTGCTTTCAATTCAGAAATATTCATGGAACATATTCTCATGTTGGTAATTAAACATTTAACTCTTAATCCACATCATTTGCCATTATGAGTTGTCCTATATTTTTACTAATTTCCtgagtgttttttgttgttgttgttgataagGTAACTAGTAGCACTTCAGTGGAAATCTTTGTATAATACATACATCTCTCCCCGATTATTTTCCTCGAATAAATTTTCAGAATTGAACTTAGCAGCTAAAATTCTATGAGCATTTTCCAAGGCTTTTGAAAGCTGGATGTGCCCGGAAGGGTGGTCGGGCCGCACCCACCCCAGGCAGTGAGAAGGCCCCAGGATCCAGCTGTGGCTGGCCTGGTCTCCCGccaccctgcccccaaccccatcctCCTCTGCCTTTCAGCCACAGTGGCACCTGCCCCCACCGTTCCGCAGCGCAGCCAACCGCTGGTCGGCCTGGGCCCCTCACATCTCTATGCCAAGCTGGTGCTGCTGAGACACACAGCTGAGCAGGTAAGCGTCCCGGAGCAGAGGCCACCCAGGCCCACCCACTGCCCCTGGACTCAGGGCTCCTCGTGTTCACAGTGGGGACCAGAAGCTCAGGCAGAGCACAGCCTGGCCCCAGGGAGGGCCGAGCCCATGCCCCTCCCGGCGGAGAGCAGCACGGCAGGTAAAGGACAGGCCTTGCAGACGCCCCTGGTGTCACTGAGGGAGCATTTCCTGCCCGCCAGGCTCTGCGCTGTGCCTTGTAAGCGATCCCCCTCCCGCAGCCCTCCCTGCAGGCACTGTCATCTTCTCCAGTTTGCAGACAGGCCGAGAGGGACCATGTCTTGTGCTGACACGTAGCCTCCCCTGGAGGGAGAGCTCGTGcgttccctgccccaccccagccgATCCCAGAGCCAGGCAGAGCCAGGACATGACTGATCGATCCACTGACCCCCAGGGTTGCCTCATGCCTGGTCCAGCAATCCGCATCCCTGTCACAGAAGTGTGTGCAGGAGAGAGAGCCAGAGGGTGACTGCTCACCCAGCTCTGCCTTTCAGGACCGCGACTTTCTGGAGAACGAACAGTTCTTCCTGGAGACCCTGAAGAAAGCCGCCTACAACATGGCATCCCACTCGGCCTGAAGGCCCAGCTGCCTCCTCAGACCCTGCAACTGACCCTCTGGCTGCCAGCTGGAAGCAGGGGTGCCCAGGAGAACCCCTCGATGCCCAGGGCCTAATTACAGCTCTTCCTGTGGACAGGGTGCCAGCGGGTTTTTTGCGAGCCCTCCAGCCCATAGCTGAGGCAGGTGGGTGCACCCAGGCCTCTCAGACACCCCGGGAGGCAGCGGCCTCTGGGGAGACGCCACGCTGAGGGCACGCAGCCCCACGACACAGTCAGTGGCAGCTGTGGATCTGCTCCGCACAGACTTTCAGCCCAGGACCTAGGGTCTGGCTGGATTCTGTGGGCCCCCTCGGCTGTGGATGGTTTTAGAATCTTTTCACCTGATCCTCTCCTGAGGCAGGGGGCTTCTCTACTCCCTTGCCACAAGGAATGGCTGACAGAGAGCATGGGGTCTCCCCGCTGGTAGGGACGTAGAGCCGGGCCACACGTTACAGGGTCTTCCGGCCTCCTGCCTGATGAGGTGGGGGTGTTGCAGGGGCAAGGAGGGTGCCGTGCCCGCTGCTTTTATCTCGAGCTCTGACGTGCTCTTGGGGCTCAGCCAGGCCGTCCTGCTCTCAGGCTGGCACACAAAACCTGTGCCTCGTTCCCAGCTGCCAGGGCAATTGACTCACTGGCACAGACCCTGGGCTCATCGGCTTCTTCTAATACACTCTCCAGAGGGTGACAGGATGCGGGGAAGGATGGCAGGCTTTCCTCCGTGCT includes:
- the FBF1 gene encoding fas-binding factor 1 isoform X2 translates to MAPKTKKRLKDSIDDVLGDVLGDETTPPEKPVKLMSRARDPPGVAQVPPPSGLRPKSLLEDDAFITRADLAGADAEVSDVSDADPQALLQAMKDLDEMDADLLGLKKSNLASNKRPAKGSGKEEPPSPLKTAGVLTANEKGDAIPSKDLPPSPSSFGHQYRKFSLEDSEDPLAGLLSDDEERIPKKLPSTETKTSSKKNPALVRDHGPSVPLTPGDTPVRKKEELLFDDGDDIMATLGFGDSPKAEGRQAGNQYLPYVPSCREGPLPARSKLDELLGRGPASKLLARPGTGEHREFKLDKKYQQPQDKEDTWGDDDFTFGAYQPTVGSSEGRQSRRQSVRFLDGGTDPKGEAGSRQSTPTASSPTQPRRGGADWLGLKDDGWDLLPPSPGRKAQRRPRPGSQHSAPVCHSAPSGPPSSSGTKTPTDGPGPPARVSQPAEPGASEEAAGQDWLSHALSRKKAQGLAREERAAGSEGQHLAGAAGRPPSHSQPAASTQELEPAAARETPGTATWGPWPPPATPGSPMTWNKAALALHAGDPKRGRALGDHSGSEPTVVFPNSQEPSGPSVPVQSKLPESLAQSLLPGPEYQHQLLVAQAQLQSGTAELQATLLQSQARLAELEAQVRKLELERTQHKLLLESLQQRHQADLELIEHAHRSRVKVLETSYQQREERLRRENEELSAQYLSRCQEAEQARTELAAQHQRRLAAAMQEKDQEMERLRELQRASILEMRKDHEEHLQRLKQLKDREIDAVTSATSHTRSLNSIVEQMEKFSSSLHELSSRVEASHLSTSQERELGIRQQDKQLQALQERLSRQQRDMEEERSRLQEVMGKMEARLGEQSRLLEQERWRVHAEQSKAESAQRALEEQRKVMAQQIAMEREELERAKSALLEEQKSVMHKCGEERRRLAAEWAEFFAQQKLSKERAEREAERALQVDAQREGTLVSLAKEQAELKIRASELRAKEDRLAAEREALEQERQELRLEKERVSAAAQRMRLRAEEVESMSQVASKKYQEGERALREAQQVQSEQQARLQLVQEQQERLRQQERHVHQEHLSLAQQRLQLDRAQQDLPTSPVGLLSRAQDLAASGLSATVAPAPTVPQRSQPLVGLGPSHLYAKLVLLRHTAEQDRDFLENEQFFLETLKKAAYNMASHSA
- the FBF1 gene encoding fas-binding factor 1 isoform X3 — encoded protein: MAPKTKKRLKDSIDDVLGDVLGDETTPPEKPVKLMSRARDPPGVAQVPPPSGLRPKSLLEDDAFITRADLAGADAEVSDVSDADPQALLQAMKDLDEMDADLLGLKKSNLASNKRPAKGSGKEEPPSPLKTAGVLTANEKGDAIPSKDLPPSPSSFGHQYRKFSLEDSEDPLAGLLSDDEERIPKKLPSTETKTSSKKNPALVRDHGPSVPLTPGDTPVRKKEELLFDDGDDIMATLGFGDSPKAEGRQAGNQEGPLPARSKLDELLGRGPASKLLARPGTGEHREFKLDKKYQQPQDKEDTWGDDDFTFGAYQPTVGSSEGRQSRRQSVSRFLDGGTDPKGEAGSRQSTPTASSPTQPRRGGADWLGLKDDGWDLLPPSPGRKAQRRPRPGSQHSAPVCHSAPSGPPSSSGTKTPTDGPGPPARVSQPAEPGASEEAAGQDWLSHALSRKKAQGLAREERAAGSEGQHLAGAAGRPPSHSQPAASTQELEPAAARETPGTATWGPWPPPATPGSPMTWNKAALALHAGDPKRGRALGDHSGSEPTVVFPNSQEPSGPSVPVQSKLPESLAQSLLPGPEYQHQLLVAQAQLQSGTAELQATLLQSQARLAELEAQVRKLELERTQHKLLLESLQQRHQADLELIEHAHRSRVKVLETSYQQREERLRRENEELSAQYLSRCQEAEQARTELAAQHQRRLAAAMQEKDQEMERLRELQRASILEMRKDHEEHLQRLKQLKDREIDAVTSATSHTRSLNSIVEQMEKFSSSLHELSSRVEASHLSTSQERELGIRQQDKQLQALQERLSRQQRDMEEERSRLQEVMGKMEARLGEQSRLLEQERWRVHAEQSKAESAQRALEEQRKVMAQQIAMEREELERAKSALLEEQKSVMHKCGEERRRLAAEWAEFFAQQKLSKERAEREAERALQVDAQREGTLVSLAKEQAELKIRASELRAKEDRLAAEREALEQERQELRLEKERVSAAAQRMRLRAEEVESMSQVASKKYQEGERALREAQQVQSEQQARLQLVQEQQERLRQQERHVHQEHLSLAQQRLQLDRAQQDLPTSPVGLLSRAQDLAASGLSATVAPAPTVPQRSQPLVGLGPSHLYAKLVLLRHTAEQDRDFLENEQFFLETLKKAAYNMASHSA
- the FBF1 gene encoding fas-binding factor 1 isoform X4; the encoded protein is MSRARDPPGVAQVPPPSGLRPKSLLEDDAFITRADLAGADAEVSDVSDADPQALLQAMKDLDEMDADLLGLKKSNLASNKRPAKGSGKEEPPSPLKTAGVLTANEKGDAIPSKDLPPSPSSFGHQYRKFSLEDSEDPLAGLLSDDEERIPKKLPSTETKTSSKKNPALVRDHGPSVPLTPGDTPVRKKEELLFDDGDDIMATLGFGDSPKAEGRQAGNQYLPYVPSCREGPLPARSKLDELLGRGPASKLLARPGTGEHREFKLDKKYQQPQDKEDTWGDDDFTFGAYQPTVGSSEGRQSRRQSVSRFLDGGTDPKGEAGSRQSTPTASSPTQPRRGGADWLGLKDDGWDLLPPSPGRKAQRRPRPGSQHSAPVCHSAPSGPPSSSGTKTPTDGPGPPARVSQPAEPGASEEAAGQDWLSHALSRKKAQGLAREERAAGSEGQHLAGAAGRPPSHSQPAASTQELEPAAARETPGTATWGPWPPPATPGSPMTWNKAALALHAGDPKRGRALGDHSGSEPTVVFPNSQEPSGPSVPVQSKLPESLAQSLLPGPEYQHQLLVAQAQLQSGTAELQATLLQSQARLAELEAQVRKLELERTQHKLLLESLQQRHQADLELIEHAHRSRVKVLETSYQQREERLRRENEELSAQYLSRCQEAEQARTELAAQHQRRLAAAMQEKDQEMERLRELQRASILEMRKDHEEHLQRLKQLKDREIDAVTSATSHTRSLNSIVEQMEKFSSSLHELSSRVEASHLSTSQERELGIRQQDKQLQALQERLSRQQRDMEEERSRLQEVMGKMEARLGEQSRLLEQERWRVHAEQSKAESAQRALEEQRKVMAQQIAMEREELERAKSALLEEQKSVMHKCGEERRRLAAEWAEFFAQQKLSKERAEREAERALQVDAQREGTLVSLAKEQAELKIRASELRAKEDRLAAEREALEQERQELRLEKERVSAAAQRMRLRAEEVESMSQVASKKYQEGERALREAQQVQSEQQARLQLVQEQQERLRQQERHVHQEHLSLAQQRLQLDRAQQDLPTSPVGLLSRAQDLAASGLSATVAPAPTVPQRSQPLVGLGPSHLYAKLVLLRHTAEQDRDFLENEQFFLETLKKAAYNMASHSA
- the FBF1 gene encoding fas-binding factor 1 isoform X1 produces the protein MAPKTKKRLKDSIDDVLGDVLGDETTPPEKPVKLMSRARDPPGVAQVPPPSGLRPKSLLEDDAFITRADLAGADAEVSDVSDADPQALLQAMKDLDEMDADLLGLKKSNLASNKRPAKGSGKEEPPSPLKTAGVLTANEKGDAIPSKDLPPSPSSFGHQYRKFSLEDSEDPLAGLLSDDEERIPKKLPSTETKTSSKKNPALVRDHGPSVPLTPGDTPVRKKEELLFDDGDDIMATLGFGDSPKAEGRQAGNQYLPYVPSCREGPLPARSKLDELLGRGPASKLLARPGTGEHREFKLDKKYQQPQDKEDTWGDDDFTFGAYQPTVGSSEGRQSRRQSVSRFLDGGTDPKGEAGSRQSTPTASSPTQPRRGGADWLGLKDDGWDLLPPSPGRKAQRRPRPGSQHSAPVCHSAPSGPPSSSGTKTPTDGPGPPARVSQPAEPGASEEAAGQDWLSHALSRKKAQGLAREERAAGSEGQHLAGAAGRPPSHSQPAASTQELEPAAARETPGTATWGPWPPPATPGSPMTWNKAALALHAGDPKRGRALGDHSGSEPTVVFPNSQEPSGPSVPVQSKLPESLAQSLLPGPEYQHQLLVAQAQLQSGTAELQATLLQSQARLAELEAQVRKLELERTQHKLLLESLQQRHQADLELIEHAHRSRVKVLETSYQQREERLRRENEELSAQYLSRCQEAEQARTELAAQHQRRLAAAMQEKDQEMERLRELQRASILEMRKDHEEHLQRLKQLKDREIDAVTSATSHTRSLNSIVEQMEKFSSSLHELSSRVEASHLSTSQERELGIRQQDKQLQALQERLSRQQRDMEEERSRLQEVMGKMEARLGEQSRLLEQERWRVHAEQSKAESAQRALEEQRKVMAQQIAMEREELERAKSALLEEQKSVMHKCGEERRRLAAEWAEFFAQQKLSKERAEREAERALQVDAQREGTLVSLAKEQAELKIRASELRAKEDRLAAEREALEQERQELRLEKERVSAAAQRMRLRAEEVESMSQVASKKYQEGERALREAQQVQSEQQARLQLVQEQQERLRQQERHVHQEHLSLAQQRLQLDRAQQDLPTSPVGLLSRAQDLAASGLSATVAPAPTVPQRSQPLVGLGPSHLYAKLVLLRHTAEQDRDFLENEQFFLETLKKAAYNMASHSA